AGACAAACCACCTTCCAGTCACTTGATTGCTTACCTCCCTCACGTAGCAAAATATCGAAGGGAACTTGACGTCGGAGTTGGACTTCTGAATCTACAGTTCTCTGAAAGAAGTCTCTTCTGGGTAAGTGCAGAAGAGCCTGAGCGGGATTAACAAAGCCCACACCAGCGGCTCCTTCGTCAAAAAACCTCTGGCTATCCTTACTGGCAATCGCAGCGTGAACTTCTGAAGAACTTTTGAGAACAGCCGGTGAAAATCCACATGCTTTTAGTAATTTCAAGCAATGGAGCAGCAATTCGGTCTTACCAGAACCAGAATAGCCACAAAAAGCCAGGGAGGGAGTGAATGATGAGGCGGAAACAGGTTCCATCAGCTGACAACCTGGGGCTCGTATCCTGACTTCAATCGGATGACTGCTAGCACACTGACTCCTACCATCAGCGTAGCGGTTGTCAGACGCCCAACGAGTCCACCAATCTGATAGGTCCAACCGGAGAGGAGTGTTCCAAGTCGATCTTTGCCAATTCTATCCAAGCCGTTGATCCTGATTCCTGCCATTCTCAAACAATTCTGAAGTGTTCTAACTCAACTTCTCAAAGGAAGCGCCAAGCCAATCACAATGAAAAGTCCTCCACAAATCTGGTTGAAACGCTGTCCTACCCGCTGCAACCAAGGACGAATCTGTTGCGCCAGGCTGGCCAAGCAAAGTTCCGTGACAATCTCAATCAACACAAAAGTAGCAGCCATCAACACGAACTGCAGGACGAGTTCTCGCTGAGGTTCAACAAACTGGGGCAAAAAGGCGGCAAAGAAGAGGATGCCCTTGGGATTGGTCACCGCCGAAAGAGCACCCTGACGAAAGAGCGTCCTCTTACGAGAACTCTGCAATACAGGCGCAAGCGTTTCTCCCACAGGTGGGGCTCGCCAGACCTGAATACCGAGCCAGATCAGGTAAGCCCCGCCAACCAGTTTAAGAATGGTAAGACCAATCAGTGTGGATTGAAGCAGTGCACCGATACCAAATAGAGAGAGTGCAATGAGAATA
The sequence above is drawn from the SAR324 cluster bacterium genome and encodes:
- a CDS encoding molybdopterin-guanine dinucleotide biosynthesis protein MobB produces the protein MEPVSASSFTPSLAFCGYSGSGKTELLLHCLKLLKACGFSPAVLKSSSEVHAAIASKDSQRFFDEGAAGVGFVNPAQALLHLPRRDFFQRTVDSEVQLRRQVPFDILLREGGKQSSDWKVVCL
- a CDS encoding LysE family transporter, with protein sequence MDPQTWLIYSVAALGLSLSPGPNGLLALTHGALYGWRRTLSTIAGGAVGFTILIALSLFGIGALLQSTLIGLTILKLVGGAYLIWLGIQVWRAPPVGETLAPVLQSSRKRTLFRQGALSAVTNPKGILFFAAFLPQFVEPQRELVLQFVLMAATFVLIEIVTELCLASLAQQIRPWLQRVGQRFNQICGGLFIVIGLALPLRS